The Gymnogyps californianus isolate 813 chromosome Z, ASM1813914v2, whole genome shotgun sequence genome has a window encoding:
- the RPS6 gene encoding 40S ribosomal protein S6: MKLNISFPATGCQKLIEVDDERKLRTFYEKRMATEVAADSLGEEWKGYVVRISGGNDKQGFPMKQGVLTHGRVRLLLSKGHSCYRPRRTGERKRKSVRGCIVDANLSVLNLVIVKKGEKDIPGLTDTTVPRRLGPKRASRIRKLFNLSKEDDVRQYVVRKPLNKEGKKPRTKAPKIQRLVTPRVLQHKRRRIALKKQRTQKNKEEAAEYAKLLAKRMKEAKEKRQEQIAKRRRLSSLRASTSKSESSQK, from the exons ATGAAG CTGAACATCTCTTTCCCAGCCACTGGCTGCCAGAAACTCATTGAAGTGGATGATGAGCGCAAGCTGAGAACATTCTATGAGAAACGGATGGCCACGGAGGTCGCAGCTGATTCTCTTGGCGAGGAGTGGAAG GGCTATGTTGTCCGGATCAGCGGTGGCAATGACAAACAAGGCTTCCCCATGAAGCAAGGTGTCCTGACTCATGGACGTGTCCGCCTTCTGCTCAGCAAGGGCCACTCCTGCTATCGCCCCAGAAGAACTGGAGAGCGAAAACGCAAATCTGTTCGCGGTTGCATCGTTGATGCCAACTTGAGTGTTCTGAACTTGGTCATAGTGAAAAAGG GTGAAAAGGATATTCCTGGGCTGACAGACACAACTGTGCCCCGTCGTCTTGGTCCCAAGAGGGCTAGCAGAATTCGCAAGCTGTTCAACCTGTCTAAGGAGGATGATGTTCGCCAGTATGTTGTGAGGAAGCCTCTGAACAAAGAGG GCAAGAAACCCAGAACCAAGGCTCCGAAGATCCAGCGACTAGTGACTCCTAGAGTTCTGCAACATAAGCGCAGACGTATTGCTCTGAAGAAGCAGCGCACTCAGAAGAAtaaggaggaagcagcagaatATGCGAAGCTCTTGGCCAAGAGAATGAAG gaagcCAAGGAGAAACGCCAGGAGCAGATTGCGAAGAGACGCCGGCTTTCCTCATTGAGAGCTTCTACATCTAAGTCTGAGTCAAGTCAGAAGTAA